In Triplophysa rosa unplaced genomic scaffold, Trosa_1v2 scaffold353_ERROPOS49503+, whole genome shotgun sequence, the genomic window agaaaataacaacagtgaaaCAAAAGTAATTCTGCCGAATTATTTGCtccatacactcttaaaatcgGAATCTTGTTCATGTTTGAAAGACACAACTGAGATAAAAgatcttgtgttttattttctttattaactAAACATCTAAGcctcacacaaaaaaaatgcattatacAGATACTATCAATAACATGTGCTCACTATAACCCATCGACTGAAAACGTTTTAGGAAGAAATCAAGGACAAAAGCAAGCAAGCagaactgtaaaataaaggacCTGAGGCCATATGTGTATATGTTATGATCTAACGTTAAATGTTCTAAATGGGCTGCAAAGCAAAATCACCAAGTTACTAAAGAGATATTCTGAGCTGGGATGTTTCTGTAATACAGACCCTGATCGAGAGATCtttagagagagaaaaactaCAGCAGAACAACCTAGATTCTAACCCCAGTAGCCAACTCAGAAAATCTATGTTTGTTGACATTTGTCAGATCAGTATGAAAAATCAAATAAACCCAAATAATGAATATTACTCTGGTCTATGTACTAGGGTGTTAGTTGGCAAAGCAGCTGTAGCAAAATAGCTGCGTTTACACTTATTTATCAGATTTATACAAAGCAACTATCagtaatttaatatactgtctGCTCATCTCCTCTGGATCTGATGTCATAAACCAAAACAGCAACAGTAGCCACGCCCACCAGAGCAGAGATGACCAATCGGATCACAGCTTCAGTAAAACCACAACAGCAGTAGCCTTGCGAGAGAAGAAATgagcaacaataaaacaaatgattaaTAACAGACTGTTTTAGCTGCATTGGTTTAAGTTCACTAGAGTACCTCatgttctgtaattaaataagtgtaatatacagtattgtttGCATGCATTAATATGCACatgtgcatttatttgcataagAAATATGTGCATATTTCTATTAAACATGAAGCGTTCCATTTTTGCACCaagaattacaaaaaataattattaattaattataaaaatCAAATATGCTCACCTTGACATgtgtgacagagttgagtgatgtgtagatgttgtgtgtggtttgtgatgggattgttgaccacacatctgtatgtgtttgtgtcctgatattccacctccagaggtagagagagtctgatgttgagatcagacacactgatgttgagatcagacacactgatgctggagtGTACACGGCTTCCATTATACCAGGAGAGACTCACATCATGTGACACATTCATCACTAAACACAACACTGAACAATCTGACACTGAAGATGATGAAAAATTCATCAAGTGACTCTGAACTGGAGAGTCTCTGGTGATGACAGGAATGGGAAGACGacctttaaaatgataaataataaataaaatatcagtaTCCCCCAAAAACCCTTCAGAGGCTAAAGTTAAAACAAGGTGAGATATAATTATGTAATGTACACAGGGTCTTTAGAATGTATAACAAAATGTGtaatatatacatgtaattAATGATGTCATCGGGTCATTATAATGATagcattttttaatatattgcataatACATAGTACATCAAAAGTTaccatcaaaataaataatcaagcctaacatactgtacatatagtaGACTATATTACAATTTCTTTTCCACTTACCATAGACAGTGATGTTGAATATCTTGAGTTTagtctttgtgtttttgttgaagACTTGATAAAGTCCGGAGTCTGTGAGTGTGATGTTgttgatggtgagagatccagtgTGATCcatcttcagtctgtctctgaatctcccGTCAGCTCTCTCTTCATATAAACTGATGTTCTTGTTCTCTGCATTCATCTCAGCTATGACAACATCATGAGCTCCAAACTTCCAGGAGATTCCATCTTTCACTTCAGTCAGATCCACAGACAGAGTCACAGAATCTCCTTCAGTCACTGACACACACTCACTAAACACacctgaaaaataaacaaaattaggccatttacttttgtttgttttactttgtgGCCACTTGTGaaagatatttttttatatacaaacgtcttttttccgcagaacacaaaagaagatttgaaGAATCTCagtaactggcacccattcacttgcattggttatttgtccatatactgtaagtgaatgggtgccgtcaCTGTTcacttcttaaaatatcttcttttgtgttctgcagaagaaagaaagtcatacaggtttagtaaatgatgatagaatttttatttttgggtaagctatcactttaaatcagAAATGGTAAAGAAACATTGTGACTCGGTTGGGACAAATTTGATTTcaccccaaaagtcaaaaacacaactatttttttctacacaaactagatttgcatttttactttttttaggAACATATAATATTTACACAAGACACATGAGGAAAGTAAGTCAAACAAACCAATTTATGACATTTTAGTAtgggaattttttttttgcagcagttgcTGTTATGAATGACACTTTACCTTTATAGCCTCAATGTAATATTTTGAATGAATGataatttattatttcaatCTATGgcatggccttactcagtcaatagtAAAGATATCAAAGCTATATTCTCtcaaaatgttctttacattataaatCATGAGAAAATCACAAAAACGACTGTAACTGGGTCACAAATGAGCAGGTCCAAACAACTTACCAGACAGACTCCACAAGGAGAAACAGAACAACATCATAGTATACATTTTCTTCAACAGCTCACagaacaggtcaaaataataaCCCGACAGTGAGAAGTGTTAAGCATGTGCTGCTGAGAGTCTGCGTGATCACGCCTCTTTATTGCCACTCCCAATAGCATCCAGCTGCAGACCCGCACAACTGATGTGAGTCCGCTCGACATTATATCATTTCAGATGTGAAAAAGACTTTAAATGTTGgaaaatcaaattaaatgcttaattttgtgcgatgaataaaaataaaagcagagAAACGacaatgtatttattgtgtataaaatgtatttaaaatatgacATTCATATTAGATATGCACCCCCGACATATTACGACTCCCCTCACTGACACTGCTGCAGGAATCACCAATATTATCCGACTGCAATACTGGAGGCCGCAATTCCAAGGACCTGCACTTCTGGGACCGAACTTCTAGGGCTCTATTTTCTTGTGACAGCGCCACCTACCGAATCGGAGTTCGGAGAACCGCAGTCCCAAGGACCCTAGTTTTTGAAAACCGAAAAAAGTGCACAAGACAGTATTTCCACCCAATTCTAACTACTGAGAGTTTTTTTAAGGTTCGTTACACCCAAATACTACTTTATTTCTTACAATTAAACCTTATTGCTAACAGCTTATGTTGAGTAATTATTGTGACTAACTAGCATGATACAACACAAcaagtaaaataaacaatacatcaTGGTATagccttttcagtcactagatCAACCACATTTCAAGTACAGAGTGAAGACACAGTGATGACTCTGGGTGCAGATTTAagattgtgtatattttataaaataacaaattaacagctatacacacaaaataaatgtttacatgaaCCACATTCATGCACCACTTCATTAATGACCAACTTCATTAAATTCACCAACATCATTGATGACGTTTTCATTGACTCCTAAGAGAGAGAAAAgcgtagagagagagagagagagagagagagagagagagagagagagagagagagagagaaaatgaatgaaataacgAACATTCATGTTTAACTCtcaaattttttatttcatatttaaaagattttagtGACCACTAAGGCCGAAGCCTATAACGTTACTTGACAAATTTATGTATGAATCTTTTGTCATACTATTGCCTGCACTTGAAATCACTTCATATAGACTACACAGTACATAACAAAATCTAGCACTTGGTATTTTAACAGTTAATTATTATGATGTCAAATGTAACTATCAATATTATAAAAGTAATGTCAAACTGAAGAGACGTTACCTGTGAGCACGTGACAATTAAACCATTAAGATTAATCTAAATTACTTAAAATGGAAAACACAATGAGTATAATTAACAAGGTTTCACAATGAAGAGCGCTTCAGTTTATTAGGCCTAGTATAAATAATCATCCCATAGTCACTAAATCAACATACGCTTGCCAGTCGTGCTACAGTTTTGTTAAACGAATATACGTACAACTCTTTTTACAGCATTAGAAGCTTATATTGTGGCTATATAAGTGCATTCAAGATAATTTAGCAACTCACTTCGGCTACATTAACTTTCCAATTAAATTTTCCACAATTGTTTAAAAGAATATGATTCACATTTGATACTCACACTCTTATTGTCGTCCATACTTCAGAAATACACAGTTGCACCGTTGTAGCTAAACAATGATAGGGTTCTAGAAATGCGTCCCCAGAAATGCGGTCCTGAAAGTGCAGCCTCCGGGTTTGCAGGCAGATGCTACACGCAGGAATAGCTCATCCTAACCGTGTTGTTCTCTGTCAAAAGTGAAGCTTCGCATTTAGTCCTGTAGAGGGCGGGAGTGCTACTGACTCTGTTCGGTTTCTCGCGCTCCAACATAAACCGGAAGTTTGTTTTTCGTTCCTTTCATCATCTCTATGCCTTACTCCCTTCGAATAGTAAAGCTCTTGATGTGTAAACTCTAGAGGGGAAAACGCAATCGTATATCTTAACGTGTCCGTTTAAAATTCAATTGGAAAAGGAGCAATAAAAACggcattttctctttatttggagCGGTGTTTATGCGGTGTCCGCAGTTACCCGAGGAGCCCTTCAGAGGGCGATATGTCCCGTTTGTTAGTACGCACAAGAAAGCGTTCTAAACCTCCATTACTGCGGACGTTTTGGATGTCTGTCTTCTTATTAGTTAGATTACTCTAATCTTTGGAGATAATCGGAAACCTtaaatgatttttctttttttctgggATTTGATTTGAATTAAGGAATTCGTAAGTGAACAGTGCAGCGAGTTTGTCTCCGTTAGCCTTTAGCAGGTTTGGTTAGCACAGTGGTCGGTGTGGGTGCGGCTCAGATCACACACTGATGACATTTAGATTTATTACTTACACTGAATATCTTCAGTAAATGATTTCTTACTGAATTCAAAAGCAGGATGAGGAGCTTTTGTAAGAGCATCGTTTTACTTCTAGTGTGCGGTAAGTGTTTTCTGATGTCAATTTTAATACTTTCACATCGAAACTGCATTTACTAATATCTGGGGCGTTATAAAACGAGGTGTACAAAGAACGTTACAAAAAAGGTCTTTATTTAGGAAAAAGCGGCACCAGTGGCGTGTTGGGTGTTCAAATGTTATTCGATATATGTGTATACTATACACTTATTTAATGTGTGATTATCCAAACCACAAATAGACAAGTCCATTTTGGTACCCTAGGTGAGATTCCTAGCGAAAACACATAAGAAACAATTGATCTGTAGTGTTGGGCAAGCTACTTGGATAATGAAATGAGCTAAGATAAAAGTTACTCTACATTAAATGAAGCTTCACCACATTAAAACTACCACCCCTGGGAAATGTAGCTAAACTAAGATACAGCGATATGGAAGGCCGGTGTTGTTCCGAAATACGACTCgcctacttctgattggttcattcacttaggatgctgctttgtgattggtccctatctctaaatcccgcccccactcctaatcctaaccctaacctttgTATGGGAAACAGGGAAGTcttaatctcacggggagtaggATTTGGATACAACTCCGGTTTACTACAACTAATCGacttttttaaatttcgtttttattttgaaCCGACTTTCCAAATGCTATCTCCGTAATCAATAAAACTCTGTCGAATAGATTTGCATAATTGTTCAGAAACTAAGTTTTCAAGTAAGGGTCGAATTTTGGAAGTTTTTCTTCTTCATAAGGACATTTTTAGTAATGTTAGTGCATTGTCTTTTATATcaaatacttacagtatatttaatcaattattttaatacagaaTAATAATGACATGTAGacagtaaaatattaacaacaaaaaCTGTAGAGGTTGCATCTGTGATGGCTTATTACAAAGACTGTTTAATGCTGCTCAAATGTGCCATAACTGTTTACACAACAATTGTATAATGTTTAAGTGCATAAAGTACatgataaaaatatgaataatataaaggACAAAAAGAATGAGGCAGATTTAGTTACATTTAACAccactaaaacactcaatgacTTAAGTTTATATGTGAAAGAGTCTTGCTACTCAGCACAATAAATCTCGCTTACATCGTGTATGCGATTG contains:
- the LOC130550531 gene encoding carcinoembryonic antigen-related cell adhesion molecule 3-like; this encodes MYTMMLFCFSLWSLSGVFSECVSVTEGDSVTLSVDLTEVKDGISWKFGAHDVVIAEMNAENKNISLYEERADGRFRDRLKMDHTGSLTINNITLTDSGLYQVFNKNTKTKLKIFNITVYGRLPIPVITRDSPVQSHLMNFSSSSVSDCSVLCLVMNVSHDVSLSWYNGSRVHSSISVSDLNISVSDLNIRLSLPLEVEYQDTNTYRCVVNNPITNHTQHLHITQLCHTCQGYCCCGFTEAVIRLVISALVGVATVAVLVYDIRSRGDEQTVY